CCAGGGTTGTGCCCATCCGTCCACTGCCCGATCGCTCATCTTCCTGATTCAACGCATAGATCGCCCGATTTGCCTGCAAAATGCCCTCTCGAATGCAGGCTTCGCTGGGCAGTTTGTCCTGCCAGTGGGTCGCAAAATATTGAGTCAGTGTTTCAACTGCTAACGCACTGGCAACTTCTCCACCCGCATGACCTCCCATCCCGTCACAGAGAATATAGAGTCCCTTCGCTTCAAGACTTCGTCCCTGAGGGGTTTCGACTTTACGGTATTCCGTGCAGATATTAAAACAGTCTTCGTTATGGTCACGCTGACGTCCCACATCCGTCCGCCCCGCATCCTCCAGGCTCACCAGGCGCATCGGCAAAACGATCGTGGGACTCTCATCGCCTTCTCCTCCCTCTTCTCCAGCCGTCATCGGCTCCATCCATGCCGCATCACCGTTGAATGAATTGAGGGCAGCCAGGCTAAACGGCACAGTATTATCCTCAGCGTCTGGGTGGGTCATATCTTCTCCAAGATGCAGCAAAGCAGCATCCTCTAAGGAAAGGTTGGGGGAAAGATTGGCTGTCTCGGCAGCAGGAGCATTGATTGGCAGGTCAAGGGGTTCCGTTGTGTCAGAAGCGCTCATCATGGGGTCATGGGTTTGAAGCAGAATGGCGATCGCCTCAATCCGAGTTCGCAGGGCGTCCGCCGAGGTAATTTTTCCCAGGGTTAACTCGTGCTGCAACAGTGCCAGTTCTGCTGGGTGGGTGCGCTGGGACTGCTGGAACATTTGCTGCCACAGCTCCGCCAATCTTTTAATCTCGATCGACTGACTTGATAAATTACCTGAGAAGTTCCCGAATAAATCGTCTGATGCATCGTCTGGTAAATCAAAATCCGGCGAACCAAAATCTGATGAGTTTGAATCTGCTGAATCAAAATAGAGCCGCTGGAGACAAAGCAACTGATCTTCGTCTACATGCAGATTTTCCGGTTTCAACAAACTGCTGCAAGCCTGGTGTGGTTCTAGCAATGCCCATAGCGTTGCCATCTCATGCAGCCAGTGTAGGATTTGGAGCGGTAAGACCGTTGCTTCTTCCCAAGCCTGACTCAGCATCGGTAACTGGGTGCGATCGCTCAGCAGGATGACCGAGATGCCATTTTCCTCCCAGGCATCGTGAATGTCTGGCATCGCCAGGGAATGGTAATCGGCTTGCAGTTCCAGATAGGGGATGATTTCAGTAGGAGTCCGATCGCGCTGCAAGAGCTGAAGTGGCGAAGCCTGGAGGGGCTGACCGTCTAGCACTCGGACAATAAACTCCTGGGGATTAGCGCCGGGAAGAATTTCGAGGACTCGATAACGCTGCTGCCTGTCCAGATAGGCACCAATTTGAGGCAGGATCGCAGACTGCATAGAAGGAGTTGCCCTATCCCCCACCGCATCCTCAGACGCAGATACCGTTGTCGATTCTGCACGGGCTGGTTTTGGGGCACGCACCGCACAGATTGCATACCAGATCGTTCCCGTAAAGGTCTGGCAAGCAGGACAGCGCTCCAGCTGGACAGGCACCAGAGAACCGCAGCCCGGACAGGGTTGCTCCGTCAGCAGATGACCACAAGCCTGACAGAATTTGTGGGTATCGGGGTTTTCCGATGAGCAGTGGGGGCAGATTAGCATCAGAGCAATTCCTCTAATCCCGGAACAATTGCTGAAGGTAGACGGTTTGTTGTGCCAGTGCTTGTCATGCTAGACAATTCTGACGTGCAGGAAACACGATCGCAGCAAAAGCTATTCAGAAAGCCATTCAGGTTGCGGTTGAAACTGCGGTTTAACAGTGTGTTCAACGGATTCAACGCAATCAGCTCAAACGCGATCGGTTCAACTCTGGGTTGATCCCTGAGAATTTGACCACTAATTTGACCATTAATGTGACGACCATTAATGCAACGATAGACAGAACGACGTTGACCGAACAAAACCGCTCCTGCGAAACAATAACTGAACCGGGTTAACCGACTGTACTGACAGTACGTTAGCCCATGCGTTAACCCTGTTAAAAAGGGTACCCTGATCCAGCTTATGCGATCGATCGCCCTTCTTACAGTGGGTCAATAGCCCTCAAAGCAAAGTTGAACAAAGCAAAGTTGAACAAAGCAAAGTTGAACAAAGCAGAGTTGAACGTTGACTGCCGTGGAGCCATACCCGTCACGAGCGCTACAGGGGTATGAGACAATTTTTCGCTGGGGCGGTTCCAAATCTCTGCATAACGGAGGCGGATTGGCAGATGTCTGATCGCAGCAGTCGCAGTTGCCAGTTCCTTAGCATCATTTGCTCGGTGGATTAGACTGCGGTCGCTCCCTCACTGGATATCGGTGTCATGGCATCAATCACCATCCTCTCTGATTCCGTTCCATCTGACTGTGATTTGAGATAAAAGGGGCAAATTTTTGCAGTAATGTCCAGTTTCTTTGCGTGAACCTAACATTCCCTCCAACCTCAGCCACTCCAACCCCCTAACGACTCCACCCCTCAGCGAAAACGGTACTGAACATTGACTGAACCTTTGGAATTGAACCCTGGAATGACGGCATGGACTCTCAGAGGACAAACTTTTGCCTGGAGCCAGAGAACCTATCTGATGGGCATTTTGAACGTGACGCCCGATAGCTTCAGCGATGGGGGACAGTTTGATACCCTCGATCGTGCCTTCGCGCAAGCCGCCTATCTGGTTCAGTCCGGGGCAGATATCCTGGACATTGGCGGACAGTCCACCCGACCGCAGGCGGAAACCGTTTCTCTTCAGGAAGAACTCGATCGCGTTGTTCCGGTAATCCGCTGGATTCGTCAGGACTCCTCTGATCTGCAAGCTGTTCCAATTTCCGTTGATACTACCCGATCGGGGGTTGCCCAGGCTGCGGTGGAAGCAGGTGCAGATGTGATTAACGATGTTTCTGGCGCGACCTATGACGATCGAATGCTGTCGGTTGCAGCGGAGTTAGGAGTACCCATCGTCCTGATGCATCTGCGGGGCACACCCAAAACCATGCAGCAATTGACCGACTATCAGGATCTCATTGGCGAAATCTATGATTTTCTGGCGCGTCGGATTGACGCTGCGGTGAGGGCAGGGGTAGCGAGCGATCGAATTATGATTGACCCTGGGATCGGATTTGCTAAAACCGCCGATCAAAATCTGGAGCTGCTGCGTCGCCTGCCGGAGTTTCAGAAATTGGGCTGTCCGATTCTCGTGGGCACCTCTCGCAAAAGTTTTATTGGACATCTCACCAACCAGCCCGACCCCCAGCAGCGAGTTTGGGGAACGGCGGCAACCTGCTGTGCAGCGATCGAAGGAGGAGCCAACGTGCTGCGGGTGCATGATGTACGGGAAATGCGCGATGTGTGTCGCGTGGCAGATGCCATCTGGCGGGGGTGAACCTGTACGCTCAGAGATCCCTACTCTGACTTGGAACCATTGCCGTCATTATTGTGATGTTGACGGGGTTCCGGTGTTGAGATCAGGTCAGAAAGTCCTTCTGTTAAATCGCGGGGACTCATAAACACCACTTTGGCGTTGTCGCTTTGCCCCAGCTGATAGTTTGCCTCCACAAATCGCTGAGCCACCAGATAGCGCAGGATTTCCTCTCCCTTCGGGGTGCCTCGCACGGCTTCGGAGATGCGCTGGACCGATTCTGCAATTGCCGCTGCGTTTTCGATTGCCGCTTTCTTCCGACCCTCTGCCTCAGCTTCCATTGCCCGTCGTTCGCTCTGGGATGCCCGCTCTTTTTCCAGGGCTGTCCTGATGTTGGGCGGTAACACAATGTCCTGCACTTCAACTCGTGTAACCTTGACGCCCCAGGGATCGGTCGCTTCGTCCAAACTTTCGGAGAGGGAACGGTTAATTGCTGCCCGCGAAGAATAAATCTCTTGCAGATCCATCCCGCCAATTTGCGATCGCAGGGTCGTCACCACCAGGTTCTTCAGCGCTTCCTCAATGTCCGAAATTTTGTAGTATGCCTGACGCAGTTCCAGGATTTGCCAGAAGATCACCGCATCGATCGTGACGGTCACGTTGTCTTTTGTGATCACGTTGCTGGGGTCAATGTCGAGAATTTGCTCCCGCATCGAGGCTTCAATTACGACCTCATCAACGATCGGCAGTACCCAGAAGTTCAGACCTGCTGTTAGGGTTCGCTGATACCGTCCCAGCCGTTCTACCAATGCCTGATTACCCTCATTGATCCGCTTAACGGAACCGACCGTTGCTCCCAGCACCGTCAGCACCACTGCAAAAACCCAAACTAGAGGAGAATACATAACCCTGTTCTATGGCGATCGAGCCAGCGACAATTCGTGCTTTCTAGTTCAAATATATCGCTCGAATTTGTTTTCGGTGAAACCGCTGGGTTAGTGAAAGAACTGGCGGAACGGCTTGACCCCCGATCGATCGACCTGCTGGGCAAGGGTGGCGATCGTCTTTCCGGTGAGAGGGTTGACCCAATCGGATGCAATTTCTGAGAGGGGCACCAGGACAAAGGCGCGTTCGGTCATGCGGGGATGGGGAATTTGCAGATGGGGCAGATCGATCGTCCAGTTCTCGTATAGCAGCAGATCGATGTCCAGCGTTCTGGCTCCCCAGCGCTCCCGGCGGACTCTGCCAAACTGCTTTTCGAGATTGAGCAATGTTTGCAGCAGGTATTCCGGATCGAGGGTCGTCAACAAAATCGCGCAGGCATTCAGGTAATCGGGCTGGGGCGGACCGATCGGCGCAGTTTGATAAAGATGTGATCGCGCTTCCACCCGGATTCCAGGAATAAAGTCGAGCTTGCTCAAGGCATCCTTCAGGGTCGCTTCCGAGTTGCCTAGATTGCTGCCCAAGCCGATCGCCACGCGATGCCCAATGCCCAAATTCCCTGCCTCTTCCGTGAATGTTCCTGTTTTGCAACGAGCAACGATAAACCTGACTCTTAAACCCTGACTCTTACCAGGTCGGATCAACAAACAGACTGATGGTCATTTCTGACCTTCCGGGCGGCACCGAACTGATGCAGGCGCGGAGCGTTTCACCGTCCTCCAGTTCTACCTCGCAGGCATAGCACGACCCCATCAGGCAGCCCGTTGGAATGGTGAGACCTGCGCGATCGGCAACCTGAAGCAATGGCTCTCCCACTTCAGCAGCAACGGTGACATCATTGGGCAAAAAACGCACCTGCACAGTCATTACAACTTTCCCAGAAGATAGATCAGCAGCGGACTCAAGATGTCCTTATCTAGTCTAGCTGTTCAGCCGTTGCAGAATTGGATTCAGGTCGAGATGTTCGCCCACCGCACCTGCCAGGGCATCAAACATCGCCTCTCGCTGTTCCCGGTAGTTAGGAATGCCTGTCGGGAGGGACTTTAGCCCCCGCTGCTGCCGCAGACGATTCAGCCAGGCTCGCCGCCATGCACCGTTGTCAAAGATGCCGTGCAGATAGGTGCCCCAGATGGACTGCGTTGTATCCACCACGCCCAAATTCTGGTCTTCAAACATCGACTTGAACACGGGTTCATTTTCGCTTTCCGGCTCTGCCAGGTGGCTGCGTCCCTGGTGGATTTCATAGCCGGATACGGGCAAGCCAGGCTGTGGGAAATGGGAAGTGACCTGGCGCTGACGAGCCACTTTTTGACCCGTAATCACCGTCTTGAGGGGTACCAGTCCCAGCCCGCGATAGCGTCCTTCCTGTCCCTCCAGTCCTTCCGGGTCTGCCAGGAGTTTGCCCATCATTTGAAAGCCGCCGCAGATGCCCAGGATTGTACCGCCCGCTGCAACGTAGTTCTGAAGCTCTTCCGCCATACCTGTCCGCTGCATTGCCACCAGATCGGCGATCGTCGTTTTCGATCCGGGCAGAATCACCGCATCCGGGTAGCCCAGAGACTCCTTCAGCGTCACGTATTTCACCTGCACCGAGCTTTCCGACTCCAGCGGGTCAAAATCTGTGAAGTTAGAAATGCGCGGCAAACGAATCACGGAGATCGTCAAATCCGCATTGCTATTGCGACTGGGACGCTCCAGCAGAGACAGGGAATCCTCCGCCGGAAAAACCTCCTCGAACCAGGGGATCACGCCAATCACCGGAATGCCCGTCCGCTGCTCCAGCCACTCAATCCCCGGTTGCAGCAGTTCTCGATGCCCCCGGAATTTGTTGATTACAATGCCATGAATCAGCGCCCGCTCCTCCGGCTCCAGCAGTTCCAGCGTACCGACGACATGGGCAAAGGCTCCGCCGCGATCGATATCCACTACCAGAATTGTGGAGGCGTTGAGATGGCGTGCCACCCGCATATTGGTCAGGTCGCGGTGCTTTAAGTTTACCTCCGCCGGGCTGCCTGCCCCCTCGCACACAATCAGGTCAAACTCTTCGCCCAATCGCTGCAAGGATTCCTCGATCGCCTGCCAGCCCGTATCAAAAAACTGCTCGTAGTAGTCCTTCGCGCCGACCCGTCCGGCAACCCGCCCCTTCAAAATGACCTGGGAAGTCATGTCTCCCTGCGGTTTCAGCAGAATAGGGTTCATTTCCACACGGGGTACAATGCCCGCTGCCCATGCCTGCACTGCCTGAGCATGACCAATCTCGCCGCCGGAAGGTGTGACGTAGGCATTCAGCGCCATATTTTGTCCCTTAAAGGGAGCTACCCGCCAG
This is a stretch of genomic DNA from Leptolyngbya ohadii IS1. It encodes these proteins:
- the folK gene encoding 2-amino-4-hydroxy-6-hydroxymethyldihydropteridine diphosphokinase: MGIGHRVAIGLGSNLGNSEATLKDALSKLDFIPGIRVEARSHLYQTAPIGPPQPDYLNACAILLTTLDPEYLLQTLLNLEKQFGRVRRERWGARTLDIDLLLYENWTIDLPHLQIPHPRMTERAFVLVPLSEIASDWVNPLTGKTIATLAQQVDRSGVKPFRQFFH
- a CDS encoding serine/threonine phosphatase, giving the protein MLICPHCSSENPDTHKFCQACGHLLTEQPCPGCGSLVPVQLERCPACQTFTGTIWYAICAVRAPKPARAESTTVSASEDAVGDRATPSMQSAILPQIGAYLDRQQRYRVLEILPGANPQEFIVRVLDGQPLQASPLQLLQRDRTPTEIIPYLELQADYHSLAMPDIHDAWEENGISVILLSDRTQLPMLSQAWEEATVLPLQILHWLHEMATLWALLEPHQACSSLLKPENLHVDEDQLLCLQRLYFDSADSNSSDFGSPDFDLPDDASDDLFGNFSGNLSSQSIEIKRLAELWQQMFQQSQRTHPAELALLQHELTLGKITSADALRTRIEAIAILLQTHDPMMSASDTTEPLDLPINAPAAETANLSPNLSLEDAALLHLGEDMTHPDAEDNTVPFSLAALNSFNGDAAWMEPMTAGEEGGEGDESPTIVLPMRLVSLEDAGRTDVGRQRDHNEDCFNICTEYRKVETPQGRSLEAKGLYILCDGMGGHAGGEVASALAVETLTQYFATHWQDKLPSEACIREGILQANRAIYALNQEDERSGSGRMGTTLVLVLIHNTEAAIAHVGDSRLYRFSRSRSLEQLTVDHEVGQREIQRGVEPAIAYARPDAYQLTQALGPRDGNFINPDVKFLELNEDLLLLLCSDGLSDNDLLERSWQTHLEPILRSQLSVEQGVNQLINLANERNGHDNVTALVIRAIVRPNVEMLGQTLDSIQRSQP
- the cobQ gene encoding cobyric acid synthase CobQ produces the protein MKAIMVVGTTSHAGKSMLTTALCRMLSRKGWRVAPFKGQNMALNAYVTPSGGEIGHAQAVQAWAAGIVPRVEMNPILLKPQGDMTSQVILKGRVAGRVGAKDYYEQFFDTGWQAIEESLQRLGEEFDLIVCEGAGSPAEVNLKHRDLTNMRVARHLNASTILVVDIDRGGAFAHVVGTLELLEPEERALIHGIVINKFRGHRELLQPGIEWLEQRTGIPVIGVIPWFEEVFPAEDSLSLLERPSRNSNADLTISVIRLPRISNFTDFDPLESESSVQVKYVTLKESLGYPDAVILPGSKTTIADLVAMQRTGMAEELQNYVAAGGTILGICGGFQMMGKLLADPEGLEGQEGRYRGLGLVPLKTVITGQKVARQRQVTSHFPQPGLPVSGYEIHQGRSHLAEPESENEPVFKSMFEDQNLGVVDTTQSIWGTYLHGIFDNGAWRRAWLNRLRQQRGLKSLPTGIPNYREQREAMFDALAGAVGEHLDLNPILQRLNS
- a CDS encoding SPFH domain-containing protein, encoding MYSPLVWVFAVVLTVLGATVGSVKRINEGNQALVERLGRYQRTLTAGLNFWVLPIVDEVVIEASMREQILDIDPSNVITKDNVTVTIDAVIFWQILELRQAYYKISDIEEALKNLVVTTLRSQIGGMDLQEIYSSRAAINRSLSESLDEATDPWGVKVTRVEVQDIVLPPNIRTALEKERASQSERRAMEAEAEGRKKAAIENAAAIAESVQRISEAVRGTPKGEEILRYLVAQRFVEANYQLGQSDNAKVVFMSPRDLTEGLSDLISTPEPRQHHNNDGNGSKSE
- the folP gene encoding dihydropteroate synthase — translated: MTAWTLRGQTFAWSQRTYLMGILNVTPDSFSDGGQFDTLDRAFAQAAYLVQSGADILDIGGQSTRPQAETVSLQEELDRVVPVIRWIRQDSSDLQAVPISVDTTRSGVAQAAVEAGADVINDVSGATYDDRMLSVAAELGVPIVLMHLRGTPKTMQQLTDYQDLIGEIYDFLARRIDAAVRAGVASDRIMIDPGIGFAKTADQNLELLRRLPEFQKLGCPILVGTSRKSFIGHLTNQPDPQQRVWGTAATCCAAIEGGANVLRVHDVREMRDVCRVADAIWRG
- a CDS encoding 2Fe-2S iron-sulfur cluster-binding protein, which encodes MTVQVRFLPNDVTVAAEVGEPLLQVADRAGLTIPTGCLMGSCYACEVELEDGETLRACISSVPPGRSEMTISLFVDPTW